The Vibrio coralliirubri DNA window CGAGTGATGTCCTTTTTTTTATAAAATTGAGTTCGACTAGCTAACTAAGCTTTTCCTTTCACACCACAGCCTTTAATCACTAGCTGCGTGATAAATTCAGCGGCATCGGCATAGTCTTTATCATCGAGCTGTTCTTTCTGCATCACGCTGCAAATCTGCCAGCCAAAATCGGCGTAGGTTTGAGTGGCTGCCCAGATGGTGAACATCAAGTGATGAGCGGGAACATCGTCCATTAAGCCTTGCGCCGACCATGTCGAGAACTTATCAAGAATCATCTGGGATTGCTTATACAGCTCGTCACCAATCTCTTTCGGCAACACTTTCGCACCCGACATCACTTCATTGGCAAATACCTTAGAAGCATGTGGATGGTCGCGAGAAATGATCAGCTTGGTTTGAATATATTGGGATAGGGCCTCAACAGGATCGCTGAGCTCTTCAATCGGACGAGACGCTTCTAGTAAGGGCTGAGTGACGGTTTCAAGCACAGCGTTGTAGAGCTTATCTTTAGAGCTGAAATAATAGAATACGTTGGGCTTGGGAATGTCGGCCGCTTTCGCGATATCGGCCATTTTTGTTGCAGCATAACCATGAGTGGCGAATTGTTCACACGCGACTTCGATGATTAAATCTTGATTCTTTTGTCTGATCCTAGACATA harbors:
- a CDS encoding TetR/AcrR family transcriptional regulator, with amino-acid sequence MSRIRQKNQDLIIEVACEQFATHGYAATKMADIAKAADIPKPNVFYYFSSKDKLYNAVLETVTQPLLEASRPIEELSDPVEALSQYIQTKLIISRDHPHASKVFANEVMSGAKVLPKEIGDELYKQSQMILDKFSTWSAQGLMDDVPAHHLMFTIWAATQTYADFGWQICSVMQKEQLDDKDYADAAEFITQLVIKGCGVKGKA